A section of the Acanthochromis polyacanthus isolate Apoly-LR-REF ecotype Palm Island chromosome 1, KAUST_Apoly_ChrSc, whole genome shotgun sequence genome encodes:
- the cmpk2 gene encoding UMP-CMP kinase 2, mitochondrial — translation MAGRMKSLLPRWSSRVFSVELDGAPFYFAIQEKHRGEEAPRVFRKLQTHDRCYTLLVCSRDRIKTARFYGELKDKLLRELPPECGLSPMSSFLPNVRDSLIKGYFLKDASEGSSPVERLLSDLTQHEPVFVCSYSKNDDGQQWTQHLWSHGESQVMETAKKYYVVPSETPEYHPSTLNMINSDVFYSLDEACEVLKKCGDIIPEAMSVLELLPSRVEARNKPDFPVIVIEGLDATGKTTLTESLRETLGASLLRSPPQCLSPWRARFDQEPPLIRRAFYALGNYITAEQIGQEGKKTPVIVDRFWHSTAAYAIATAVSGPVCNLPGEGSEVYCWPSDLLQPSLVVLLTLDPEERKRRLRSRGQGETNEEQELDHNQLFRLRVEEAYRRISGPACVSVDASPSADQVLQQVLLLIRGKCHL, via the exons ATGGCAGGACGCATGAAGTCTCTCCTTCCTCGGTGGTCCTCTCGTGTTTTTTCCGTGGAGCTGGATGGAGCGCCTTTCTACTTTGCAATTCAGGAGAAACACCGAGGAGAAGAGGCGCCACGGGTATTCAGAAAGCTCCAAACTCATGATAGGTGTTACACTCTCCTCGTCTGCAGCAGAGACAGAATCAAAACAGCCAGATTCTACGGGGAGCTCAAAGACAAACTCTTAAGAGAGTTGCCTCCAGAGTGCGGTTTGTCTCCTATGTCCTCATTTCTGCCAAACGTCAGGGATTCTCTCATCAAgggctattttttaaaagacgCTTCTGAGGGTTCCTCTCCTGTAGAGCGACTGTTGAGTGATTTAACGCAGCATGagccagtgtttgtgtgttcatacAGTAAAAATGACGATGGTCAGCAGTGGACTCAGCATCTCTGGTCACATGGAGAGAGCCAAGTGATGGAAACGGCAAAGAAGTATTATGTGGTACCATCAGAAACGCCTGAATATCACCCGTCTACCCTCAACATGATCAACTCTGATGTATTCTACAGCTTGGATGAGGCATGTGAGGTTTTAAAAAAG TGTGGTGACATCATCCCAGAGGCGATGTCTGTGCTGGAACTGCTGCCCAGCAGAGTGGAGGCCAGAAATAAACCAGACTTCCCTGTTATTGTCATAGAGGGCCTGGATGCCACAG GTAAAACCACTCTGACGGAGTCTCTGAGGGAAACTTTGGGGGCTTCTCTTCTGCGGTCCCCTCCTCAGTGCCTGTCCCCCTGGAGAGCTCGCTTTGATCAGGAGCCACCACTCATCCGCAGGGCCTTCTATGCTCTGGGGAACTACATCACAGCAGAACAAATAGGCCAAGAGGGCAAGAAGACACCTGTCATTGTTGACAG GTTCTGGCACAGCACAGCAGCTTATGCCATCGCCACAGCAGTAAGCGGACCAGTGTGTAATCTTCCAGGAGAGGGTTCAGAGGTGTACTGTTGGCCCAGTGACCTGCTTCAGCCCAGCCTGGTGGTCCTACTCACCCTGGACcctgaggagaggaagaggagactGAGGAGCAGAGGTCAAGGAGAGACTAACGAGGAGCAAGAGCTGGATCACAACCAGCTTTTCAGACTCAG AGTGGAGGAGGCTTATCGGAGGATCAGCGGCCCAGCTTGCGTCAGTGTGGATGCTAGTCCTTCTGCAGACCAAGTGCTCCAACAAGTGCTGCTTTTAATTAGGGGCAAATGCCACTTGTAA
- the rsad2 gene encoding radical S-adenosyl methionine domain-containing protein 2, translating into MFANRDRSADPLPRSVFKVCPCRYLFKMRQHPQCKGSRRCYTCGFKMHLSSVSPKLLLQLCISAIHSIFASVFSKVCYWTTGASKGSTSVLSAAAAAAAGSELNQSKDQDATTPTSVNYHFTRKCNYKCGFCFHTAKTSFVLPLEEAKRGLKLLKESGMEKVNFSGGEPFLHEKGDFLGKMVQFCKQDLQLPSVSIVSNGSMIKETWFQKYGDFLDILAISCDSFDEATNQLIGRAQGRKSHLDNLYKIRNWCQQYKVAFKINSVINTFNIDEDMTEQIMELNPVRWKVFQCLLIDGENAGEAALREAERFVISDQQFQEFLDRHSSVSCLVPESNEKMRNSYLILDEYMRFLDCREGRKDPSKSILDVGVKEAICFSGFDEKMFLKRGGKYVWSKADMKLEW; encoded by the exons ATGTTTGCAAACAGAGACCGCTCAGCTGATCCACTCCCCAGATCTGTATTTAAGGTGTGCCCCTGCAGATATCTATTTAAAATGCGACAACACCCACAGTGCAAAGGCAGTAGAAGGTGTTATACGTGTGGTTTTAAGATGCATTTATCTTCAGTCTCTCCGAAACTGCTCCTGCAGCTCTGCATCAGCGCCATCCACAGCATTTTTGCGAGCGTCTTTTCCAAAGTTTGTTATTGGACAACGGGAGCCAGCAAAGGAAGCACCTCGGTCctctcagctgctgctgctgctgctgctggcagtGAATTGAACCAGAGTAAAGATCAAGATGCAACGACTCCAACAAGTGTCAACTACCACTTTACGCGCAAATGCAATTACAAATGTGGATTTTGTttccacactgcaaaaacatcCTTCGTGCTGCCTCTGGAGGAAGCCAAACGGGGGCTGAAGCTTCTAAAGGAGTCAG GCATGGAAAAGGTCAATTTCTCTGGAGGCGAGCCCTTCCTGCACGAAAAGGGAGACTTTCTGGGGAAGATGGTTCAGTTTTGCAAACAAGACCTGCAGCTGCCAAGTGTCAGCATTGTGAGCAATGGAAGCATGATTAAAGAAACGTGGTTCCAGAAATATG GTGATTTTCTGGACATCCTGGCCATCTCTTGTGACAGCTTTGACGAGGCAACCAACCAGCTCATTGGCAGAGCTCAGGGCAGGAAGAGCCACCTTGACAACCTCTACAAGATCCGCAACTGGTGCCAGCAGTACAAAGTGGCGTTCAAGATCAACTCGGTCATCAACACCTTCAACATCGATGAGGACATGACGGAGCAAATCATGGAGCTCAACCCTGTCCGCTGGAAG GTGTTCCAGTGTCTGTTGATTGATGGGGAGAATGCAGGAGAGGCGGCCctgagagaggcagagaggttCGTCATCAGCGACCAACAGTTTCAGGAGTTTCTGGATAGACACAGCAGCGTCTCTTGCCTTGTTCCTGAGTCTAATGAGAAG ATGAGGAACTCCTACCTGATCCTGGATGAATat ATGCGTTTCCTGGACTGCCGAGAGGGAAGGAAGGACCCGTCCAAATCCATCCTTGATGTGGGTGTGAAGGAGGCCATTTGCTTCAGTGGCTTTGACGAAAAGATGTTTctcaaaagaggagggaaataTGTGTGGAGCAAAGCTGATATGAAGCTGGAGTGGTGA